The following is a genomic window from Cygnus olor isolate bCygOlo1 chromosome 26, bCygOlo1.pri.v2, whole genome shotgun sequence.
acaggacaaggggcagtggccacaaaatggagcccaggcagttccgcaccaacacgcgaaagaacttcttcccgGTGAGGGTGGCGGAgcgctgggacaggctgcccagggaggctgtggggtctccttctctggagatattcaaggcccgtctggacgcctccctgggcagcctgctctggggaACTGCTTTGGCGGGGGGGTTGGAGCCGGTGAGCTCTGGAGGGCCCGGCCAACCCCTACAGATCGGTGACTGTGACACCCTAAAGCCGCTGTAACCGCGGCTGCACGGCTCCGGGGTGCTCCCCGGgtcccacagcagccccagccccgtcccgcAGCCCTCCCTGGCAGCACGGGTTCCGTCTGCAGCCCTCCCACGCAGCGGGGCCGTCCCCATCGTCCCCATCACCGCTCCTCCAGGACTCCCTcatcccccagctgcagcccttggGGCGCACGGGGCCGCCGGACGGCGCCCGGCGTGGACCCCGCTCCCCTGGACCCTGCACAAAGGGACTGCAACCACCGCCAGGAGTGCAAGAAAGCAAAGCCGTCTCTTTATTAACTCACGCGTGTAACTCCCCCCCAggagggaggctgctgcagggctcggCCCCTTCCCCTGGGGCACCTCGGAGGTCAGGCCCGGAGCAGCTTTCGTTTGTCCATCCCGTGGGCAGCGCTCAGCTCCTGGGCCGCAGGAAgcaaaaaataaggaaaagggAGCAGGACACgagcagagatggaaaaggGCAGAGCCAGCGGGACAGGGATACGGCGGGAAACCacggggaaggcagcaggacagggagagaaagagagggaggaggagacagcaaaaggaagagcagggatggggaaggggaaagagaggggGGCAGAGAAggacagggaccaggacagTGAAACAGAGACAGacgggcagggagcaggacacCAGCAGGGCCAGCCAGGCTTCAGCACCTTCACGGGATTGTtcagctcttcctcttccctctccttctgcacccttttctcctcttcctccaagAGCTTCTCAGCTCGGGAGCCGTGGGGTGTCCCCGCTCCACGGCTGCGTTCTCAGGACCTAAGGGAAAAGCAAGGCAGCAAAGTCACTGTAGTGGGGTAACCGCTCCCGTTATCCCGTGCCCTGTTCACTTGTGGCCACTTCCAGAGCCGCAGGCAAACACTTCCCGACTTCGTCCCCCCCAGGGGCAGCCAGCCAGCCTCAGCCCCTCGTCCCGCTCCCGAGGCCGTGCCCCTGCGCCCTGCTACGGGCGGCTGAGACGCTGCGCAGCTACAGACTGACACAAAGAGGGGAGAGGCCAGCAGCACGCGCTCTGATTCGGCCTCTGCCGGACTTGGCAGCCCTTTCCCCACGAGGCGCGGGTAGGCCCCGTGCCCCCAGACCGTGCGGCCTCCCCAGGCCGCCCGCAGGACACTTCACCTTGAAAGTGATCTCCGCCAGGCACCGCGCGCGTTTGACGTAGAAGAAGAATATGGGAAGTCCCGAGTACACCTCATTCTGAACGGCCTCCTTACGGGCCTTAAGCTTCTTCCCCTTAGAGATGCGCTCACTGCACGCCCCGCGactaaaaaaagagaaagagaagtccACGACGCATCATTAGCGGAGAACAAAAAGACCGAGAAAAGTCCAAGCGATTTTCAGGCTGTGTCAACCCCGATTCTGAGCAACGgttattttctcctttggaaaTTTAGCGCCTACCCTGCAAACAACCCCAGACTCACCCAGGGCCTCTCTTCCCCTCATCCCCTTCCTCCTGGGCTGCGTCACCGCTCAGCAGCCGCCAGCAGCGGATCCTCTGCAGGGAGCGGAGGATAAATGACCCCtgtgcccccggccccccagaAGCCCCCGAGACCTCCCTGACCCCACTAGAACCTTCCCCGGGACCCCCAAACCCCCCTGAGACCCCCCTGAGACCTCCCCGAGACCCCCGGGACCCTCCTCAGGAACCCCCTGGGACCTCCAATACCCCCCGAGacccccccagggcccccccaagacccccccAAGACCTCCCCGATCCCCCTGGGACCCTCCCCAGGAACTCCCCGGGGCCCTCAGaaacccccaaacccccccgAACTCCCCCGAggcccccccaaaccccccggACCCACCTCAGggccccccaaccccccccccgggctccgccgccgccccctccgCGCCCGGAGCGCCGCCGCACTCGACCCCCCATCGGCTCCCGCGACTTCCGGTTTTacggccccgcccccctcctCGCCGCTCATTGGTTGCCGCGGCGAGTTCTCGCTTGTTATAGGCTGTCCCCGCCGCCTATCAGCGGGCCCCGCCCACGCCGCCTCCTGGGCCCTGTGCAACCGCCAAGAGCTCCCCCCCTGCACCCGAGACCGGGAGCGAAGGTTCCGGGGTTGGAacgggccgggcccggggggtTGCACCGGAGCGGGGgcgctggggccggggggggcggcctGGGGGCGGCCTGAGGCCCGGTTCAGCCCATGGAGAGCGGCCACGGGGGCCCTCCGAGCCCTGGGAGGGGGGGCATACGGGCCCTGGAGGGCTGTACGGACCAGTCTGGGCTATAGGGACCAGGCTCTGGGGGCCTGGGGACCAGTACAGGCCCTCCACAGGGACCAGTTCAGGCTCTacgggggggctggggaccaGTCTGGGCCCTCCACTGGGACCAGTCCAGGCTCTGGGGACCCATCCAGACCCTCCATAGGGACCATTCCCTGCCATAGGAGCTCCTtggagcccccccggccccagcagATGCCCCCCTTTCCCCACGCggtgccagcccagcccagcgccCCGCAGCGTTTGCCCCCTGCGGCCGGCACAAGGACCAGCAAAGAATGTCACGGGGCCGAGGCCAGAGCCTCAAGATGGTTTATTGCCTCTTCACGGCCAGCCAGGGGGCTCTGCTGGCTTCTGGGGGGCACGGGGATAGAGCGAACGGGGTGTGTGGGGTCcctgaggaggagcagggggggaCCCGACGCCGGCCCCGCTCTGCCTCTCACGGCTCCGTCCAGGGCGTCCCCGAGGCCGGCAGGCTCCAGGCGCTGAACTCCCCGTAGTCCGTGAAGTCCTTGGCAGCCACCTGGACGCGGTGCAGGGTGCCGGGCCGCACCCCCGTCAGGGTGTAGGACGTCTGTTCGTAGGGCCCGAtctggaagcagagcagagtTAGGGGCGGCCACGACCCGGCCCCGGGGAGGGCAGCACGGGGCGCAGCCTCGCTCAGGGATCCGTCCCTGGGCTTTGCCGCGGTTTATCGCGGTTTGTGGAGGTACCGTTCTGGTGACAGAGCCCTCCCGCGCGTAGCGGATGCGGTACTTGAGCGGGAAGTACTCTGGGAAGGGCCAAGACCCCGGCGGGCTCCACTCCAGCAGCAATTTCTTGGTCTCCCCGGGGATGGGCGAGACCCGCAGGTCCTCGGGCGGGTCCGGCTTTACTGAGGGTGCAGGGAGACAATAAATGGGTGAGAtgcaggctggggggggacaggagAGCAGCATGGGGCCACTGGGGTCAGGGACATGCATCCACCAGCCCAGAGAGGTAGCCTGAGCCCCAGCAACTTGTTGCACGGATGTTTTTGCATcaaattcagaggaaaagcCCCGAGACCCACAACCAAAGCGATCCCCGGGGCTGGATCGGCCCCAGCGGTGCTGCTCAGGGGTTAAGcactgggggggctgcagggggctgcggggtgccgAGGTTTTGGGGTCGGCGCCAGCAGCACTCACTGATGTTCTCCACCAGGAAAGGCAGGAGGCTCGAGGCGGTGCCCAGCGCGTTGGTGGCCGTCACGTTCAGCACGTAGGGGGTGAGGGAGAACATCTGCAGGTCCCCGAAGGAGCAGCTCCGCGGCCCCGTGCGGACGCACTCGTtgctccccgcggccccccaCACGCCgtgcctggggggggggatgaaGGGGGCAGCTGGGCGAGGGGCTCTTACCCTGCCTCGTAGCCCCCCCTCGGGGCTCCAGCACGGGTTTGGGGGGGCTCAGCCGGGGCTTGGGGCTCACCTGTAGGTGGCCACGAAGTCGGTGTCCAGCAGCGGCTCGGGGGCAAGGAGCCAGGAGCAGTTGACAGCCTGCGGGTAGCTGATGGCCCAGCACTCCACGGCGGGCAGCGCGGGGGGatctggggcagggggggagccGGTGGTCACCCCGCTGCCGGTCTCTCCCCCCTTGGGGTGGGGGTCCCCAGCCGGCAGCGGGGTTCCCAGGGGGTTGGGGTCACTCACAGCCCAGCCGCAGGCAGATTCTGGCCCAGGTCTCACCGGTGCCGGGGTGGTGGCAGCTGTAGTGGCCCTCGTGGGCCAGGCTGGCGTTGCGGAgggccagccccggggcaggaTACGTCCCTAGGGCTGTCCCCCCCCGGCGCCACTCGGCGGGCCTCCCCGCGGCAGCCGGGCACCGCAGCAGCACCTCCGTGCCCAGGGCGCCgtgctgcagggcacaggggCCTGGGGGACAAGGCagtgggcaggggctgcgccCGTTGTCAcatctcccccccccaaaaaaaaatcccctgccACCCCCCGTGGgccccagctggggcaggggatggTCGGGGGGCTGTGGCGTGAAGGGTCTGGGccccccagctccatccccagcacccctccTCAGTCGCTGTCCTCAGTCCCCCCTTGTCACCCCAatccccccgtgtccccatacCCCTGTCCCTGGCTGCCCCATCAATCTGCCCGTGGTCTCCTCTACGCCTCCACCCCGCTCTGTGGCCCTACATCTCCCCCCCACCGCTCCCAGTCTGCCCAGTCCCACGGTCCCCActccccccagatccccccATACTTCCAACCCCCGTCCCCCACGCCCCCAAGCCGCCGTCCCCGTTGTCCCCATCCCCTCGTACCTCCGTCCCCGGTGTCCCCTGCCGTGTAGGGAGCAGCGCAGGCGGGTGCCACGAAAGCCACCACCCAAAGCCACTTCATGTCGGGGCGCCGCAGCGAAGGGACCTGTGGGGGCAGCAGGACGGTGACCCCACGGCAGGCGGCAGCGGGGACAAACGGGGCCTGGGGTGTCCCTGGCACCCTCCCCAGGGACAGCATCCCACAGCTGGGGGTCCGAACCCGCCCGCAGGCCGCGCTATAtggccgtgcctcagtttcccctccaGCCTCACCGCACGCCCGGGGGATGGGGGAAGCTTTCTCGCCGCAGTGGCCGGATCCTGCTgccaggaaggaggagggagcggAGGCGGGAGCGAAAGCGCCCTGTGTGACCGGGGTTTCCCACGGGGGCCCGCAGCCACCCCTGCGGTCCCGTGCCCGGAATCGGGGTTTCGGGCTGGGGAAGCGGACGGCGGTGCTTGGACGGCCGCCGCCTCCCGAGATGCCTGGGCAGGGGCTGTCCCCCAGAGAAACCCCAAAACCCTGCCGGGGGGGACCGGCACCGGGCTCCCCACCTCGACCACTCACACCCACGCCACAGCACGTTGCCacccgtgcccccagccccacggggacCCCCCCAGTCCCCTGTCACGCTCACTGCCACGGGGCCAGAGGCTCCGTCAGCGCCCGGCGCGGGAagccgcagccccggccggcCTCAGCCCGCTTCCTCGCGCAGGAAACGCTGCTCCCGGGGGGGGGACCCGCAGGCCAGGAGAGCCCCGCAggcatccctgcctgccccaggacCCGGAGCAGTGTCggtttttttttgcccttgGCCACGAGGATTTCGACCCTTCCCACCCCACTCCTTCCTTCGTGCTGACCCGTTCCCATTTTGGGGTGATCACGGCATCGAATCCCCGGTGTCCCCAACTCCGCCGATGTCCCCTACATCCCGCAGCACCTGCGTCTCTGTGCCCGTCCTCACCCCCCCGAGACGAGCCATGATGTTAATGTgaatataaatactttattgCTACTGtgctggggtgtgggggggctAGCACGgggccccccggggccgggtgAGTGTCGGGGTGCGTGTGCCAGCATCGGGGTGCTGCCCGGAGAAGCAAAAGGGCCGCGGCGGGTGTGAGCAGGGGCCTGGCCCCCCCCGGCTGGGTCGCTGACTGTCCCGCGGGGTTCGTCGGCGGGGGCTCATCtaccctgctcctgcagccgctgCATCTTCAGGATCTGGCACAGGAGCCTCTGCACGTCCTCGTCCATGTGGCCCTGGGACAGAGAGAAGGGACCTCGGGGTCCTGCCACCCGCGTGCGCGTCCCCGACCCCCCGCAGCCCCGTCCCCTGCCCACCTGCACGGCGTAGAGCAGGTGGCTCCGGTACAGCGCGACCACCTTGCTGTGCCGCATCTCTGCCTCCTGTGGGAGAGGAGCAGGCGTGAgcagggggccggggccgcgaGGAGCCCGCCGGACACACGCGCCCTGCGCCCACCGCCAGCTTCTCCTCCAGGGCGCGGATCCTGGACTGCATCGCCGCGGCGTcggggggcggctgctgcgCTCCTCGGGGCTCGGGGAGGGCATTGAGGGCCTCCTTCAGCCTGAAGACCTCCTTGGAGAGCTCGGTGATCTGGGCAGCACGCGGGGGTTACGGGGAGGCAgggggctcccagccccatctcccCCGGGGTCCTCCCGTGGCCGTGCCTGCCGCCACCCCCGGGTGTCCCccgctggggcaggggcagagccgggGCTTTCCCACCTCGCCTCCCGCTTCTGCCCCTGGTTTCAGTCTCAGCtttgggaggggaaaaggggaagagccAGGAGGGCAGCGAGCGTGCACCCAGCGCTGCAGTCTGCGTGTTTGCACGTGCGTGTGTCTGTGCACATCAGCGGGGGCACGTGGGCGAGCTGCTGAGCTCAGAGCACTGCCCCCATCCCCGGGAGACCCCCACAaacccccccatcccctcctcccCGTCCCCTACcttcctgtccctgtccctgacCAGCCGGACCGAATCCTCGGCGTGGCTGTGGAGGTCCCGCAGGCGCCGCGCCTCCTCCCGCGCCTCCGCCAGTTGCTGCTGCGCGGCCGCCAGGCGCTCCTCGGCCGCCTGCCGCTCGCTCTTCATGAACAGCGCCTGCCGCTGCACCCGGAAAACCTCCTCGCACGTCTTCTCGTGCCGCCGCGTCAGCTCGGCCAGCCGCTGGGCCAGCGCGGCCGCCTCGGCCTGCAGCTCGGCCCGCGCCGCCTCGTGCTCCCCGCGCGGCACCGCTGCCGCCAGCGCGGCCTCCAGCCTGGCCGCCTCGCGCCCCTTggcctccgccgccgcctccaGCCGGGCCGCCCGCTCCCGCAGGGCTCGCGCCTGCTCCTCCAGCGCCGCCGTGGCCCGAGCGTGCTCCTCCGGCGGCACCCGGCCCTCGGCCTCCGCCTGCGCCCGCCGCAGCCTCGCCAGGACCTCCTCGTGCTCCTGGCGCCCCACGGGCCGGGCGGCCAGCTGCTCCCGCAGGGCCGTCAGCTCGGCCTCCCTGCGGCCCAGCGCCTCCCgcagctgccccagctgggCCGTCACCTCCCCGTGCTGCCGCACCAGCTCCGCCACCCGCTGCTCCAGCACGCCCGGCTCCGGCTCGGGGCCGCCGGCCGCCCTCCAGTCCCGTGTCTTGGCCTCCAGCTCGCGCCGCAGggcctccgccgccgcctccgcccgGCTGCAGCGCTCCAGCAGGGCCGCCTTCTCCTGCGATGCCTCCTCCAGGGAGGCCCCCAGTGAGGCCGTGGCCTCCTCGGCTTTGACATCGGCCTCCAGGCGGGCctgcagctcccgcagccgctgcTCGCGCTCCTCCAGCGCTGCCTGCGCCTGCTGCAGGGCCGCCCGGGCCTCCGCCAGCTCGGCACCGTCCTGCTGGGCAGCGGAGGGAGGCTGCTGGTGAGGCACCAGCGCCGCTTTGCACTTgcactggggctggggcagctcctcGTTGAGCCCCTGCACCGTGCTCCCCTTGCTGCCAGGCTCCGAGGCTGGGGTCGGCCTCTCGTGCTCTGCCTCCTCCGTCCCGGCCAGGCCCTGCGGTGCCGCCGTGCCCTGCgcccgcagccgctccagctcccgTTTGAGGGAGTAGTAGAGGCTGGCGGGCACCAAGTCCCCCGGGGTGGACGGCTCGCTCTCATCCCGCTCGAAGTTCTCCAGGACCTGCCAAGGGGATGGTGAGGCCGCCAGGAGAccgagggaggcagggagggagggatgggcaGGCGGCTGGGGACTTGcctgtattttctccctcagCTCCTTGTTCTGCACGGTGAGGGACTGCACCTGGCCCTGCAGCGTAGCCAGCAGCTCCTCGGCCGAGGGGCTCAGGGTCTtcttggagagcagcagctctgcccctgcGCGGCACGTGGTGCTGGTGCCGTGCCCACCGCGTCCCCGCTCCTCCCCGCGCGGGGCCGCCTCCCCGGGGGGGGTCTCAGGAGGCCACCGGGGTCCTACCTGGGAACTCGAGCAGCTCTCCCTCCTCGTCCTGCAGCGTCTCGATGTCATAGCTCGTGTTCTCCTTCTCATTCTGGGGGTGCGGAGCGGGGGGTGTCggctgctgcccaccctgccccagccccccggcGCCGCCAGCCGCTGCCCGTGCCCACCTCTAGCGAGGACAAGCGGCTCTGCAGAGCCTCCACCTCCTTGCCCAGCCGCTCCTTCTCGTTGTCCCGCGCTGCCAGccgctgctccagctcctggatCTGCAGGGCAGGACTCCCTTCGCTCCCACCAGAGTCCTAATGGCACCAGGACCCCTCGGATGAGGCCGCCCACGACCTCCGCACTGGCCTCACCTGCTTCTCCATGGAGCGAAGGGAGCCCTtgtccagctctgcctgctaGCGGGACACGGAGAGACGACGGGGAGAGCTAAATGCTgctcccaccccccccgcccctccgcTCCCCGGCGATGCGGTCACACCTACCTCCTGTcgctgcttctcctgctgctccaaGCCCCGGATCTTCTGCAGGAACTGCGCCCGCTCCTGCCGCAGCCTCACGATCTCCTCGTAGGCATCCCGGTCTTCCTGCGGGCGAGCGGCAGCCGAGCCTCAGGGCACGACGGTGCCGGCCCCTTCCCTGTCACCGTCTCCCCCCCATGTCCCCGACGTGGCCCCGCTCCTGCCCGTCCTCACCCCCCGGGCCTGAGACCACCTGGACGCGGTGGCAGCTCTCCAGGTGCCACCACGAGCAGACCACGCTCCGGGCTGTGCAGGGTGCTCCTTGTCACcagggggagaaggaaaggctcCGGCAGGGCACGGGGACTCCCTCGAGGCCAGCACGGCCCCCTGGGCACGCTGCTCAGGGGTGTTTTGGGCCCCCAGGGAGCTGGTGGCCCCCGCACAGCCCCCCGGGAGGGCAAAACCAGAGGGGTTCCCCTGAATGGGCCACAGTTGAGGTGCCCTGCGCCCGCCGTGCTGGCTGCGGACACGGAGCTAAGCCCTGCCGAGAGGGACCCGGTCTCTTACCGGGCTGGGGGTGcccgggggaggcaggggggcCTTCCTCTTCCTCGGGgtgctgctcttctctctgcCCGCCGACTGGCTTGGCGAAGACGTCTGCAGAGACACCGTGGCGGAGGGGATGTCACATCGAAGGTGGCCTCCCTCCTTTCTGACCCATTGCCGTGCCGGAGAGCCCCGGGCCCGCTGGGGCCCCCCGCCAGGAGCTGAGGGCTGGGGCCAGGCCAGCCAGGAGGGGGGCAGCCCGGCGGGCCCTTACCCGCGACGTCTGCTCGGTGGTCTCCTCTTCCGCGGGGCAGAGCgggaggaaagggaaatcaGGGAGGTCTGGGGAGCGCGTAGCCACGGATACACACGAGAACGGTGTGCATGCACGGGGCACACGCAGACAGACGGTGCACACGCGTGTACAGGTACGGGGATGTGCACGGGTGTGCAGTGGCGGGGATGCACACGTGTGCAGACAGGGGACTCGTGCCCACAGGTATGCACATGCAGACACCAGGAGAAGCACGCTTGCTGTACACACGCCTGTGCTTGCACACGTGTGAACAAGCATGCACGAACATGTGCAGACACCGCGACAGGCAACGGAGGCTCAGCACCACCTCCCAGCCTTCCGCTGGCGGCACCATGGTCGAAACCACCCCCGGCGCATGgcaaaaagggggaaaatgggTGAAAACACCTCCGTGGGCCCATCCTCTGCGGACGTGGAGCACCAGGGCGGCACGGCAGCCTTACCGCTGGCCCAGGACCGGCGCTGAGCAGCCTCTTGCAGGAAGTGCTGGATGAGAGCATTGCCCGTGGCCAGCCCGTAGTGCGCGGCGTCGTGGCCCGTGGAGTCCACCGCAGCCACCCGCGCGCCCGCGTTGACCAGCACCTCCACCGTCTCCACGCTGCCGTTCTCGCAGGCCAGCATCAGGGCTGTCCTGAGCAGTGGGAGGAGAGGTGAGGGGCCCAGcccctctttttcccctccatttccacccccagtgcccccccagCACAGACTCACTTGCCCTGCAGGTCGCGGCTGTTGGCGGCTGCCCCGCGGTGCAGCAGGTAGCGGCACAGCTCCGAGTGGCTCATCTTGGCGGCGAGCAGCAGCGGCGTGGAGCCCTCCTGGGCAGGGCAAGGTTGGGtgaggggggctgcggggacaaTGCCTGGATCCCCTCCAGCGTGGGGCATCCCACTGCCATTATCTCCTTGGTTTCTACCTCCCGCTTTTGCCGTGTGCGTGCACGGCACGCGGTTTTCCCCTGGGGACCCCGGGTGCTGCAACCCCAGGGGGGCAACCCCGGCCTGGAGTTTCGCTGCTCTGAAAAGCGTCACGGGGTGAGGAACAAGGCGATCTCACCTTGTCCTTGACGTTCAAAGGAGCCTTGAAGTCGCAGAGGATCTCTGAGCACGAGATGCAGCCGCTGACCGctggagagaaggagaaggacgGAGGCTGAGCGCCGCCTCGCGCGGGGCCGCGAGCACCACGGGGCTGGCACCGTCCCCGCTCACCTGCGTGGTGCAGCGCCGTCCGGCCGCTGCTGTCAGCCACGTCCACGGGGCAGGAGGCCTGAGGGAGAGAGCCTGCGTTACAGCGGGATCCGGGACAGGCAAACGGGCTGCCCGCGGGAATGCAGCTCCTTGGCGTGGTCGGAGGGCTGAGCAGGATTGCCCCGAAccacaggcagagctgggaaccGCCAGGCTGCCCAGCGCCACCACCGAGGGTGAGGGCAGAGAGGGCACCTCACTGGGGCTGCCCTCGGGGCTGAGCGTGGCACGACCTCCTCCCCGCCTCCCTGCCTCCGTCGCGGCCCCGGTACCTGCAGCAGCTTGCTGACGCACTGCGGGTGGCCGTGCTTGGACGCCAGGTGCAGGGCGGTGTaacctggggacagggggacgggggggacgGGTCAGGAGACAGACACGGGGCGGGGGCagaggggggcggcggggggacaGACGGACAGGCACGCAGGAAGacccacggggctggggctgaatAGGAACGAGACGCCCCCGACAGCACCCGCAGTCACCGCTCGAGTCCCCGGAGAAAGCTGGGACAGTTTGCACTCCGCGTGGCCGTCACCTCTGTCCCCTCAGCCTCAGCACCATGcagaagggggagaaggagcagagggCCCTGAGGGGGCCCTGGCGTTAGCCAGGGGTGCGTGGCGGCTGCGCCCTCACCCGAGCTGTCCTTGGTCATGGCATCCACGCCGTGAGCCAGCATGGCTTCGAGGCAGTCCACGTTCCCCCGCATGGCAGCCAGGTGGAACCTGCGGCAGGACCCGGGGCTGTCAGACGCAAACCGACCCAAATCCGTGAcccctggccccagcccctggTGCCCTGGGGACGCCGGCCGGTGCTTACGCAGATTTGCCCTCCGAGTCCAGCTTGGTGGGGACCAGGCCCTTGCGGACGAGGAGAGACGTCACCCTCCCGGCATCGTTGTAGTCCACGGCTTGCAGGAGCTTTTCATCGTTCTTGGTCCAGTCCTGACTCTGTAACGAAGCCGAGGCGAGGCTGTGATgcccaggggcaggcaggacggtgggctgggggggtgtGTGCCTCCCCTCGCCCCCTCCCCTGCTGTCTCCCACCCCTCCCCATCCCTTGGGGTGCCTCTCTCTGGACTTCGCCGGGTGCTGCGGTGTCTGGTGTGCCGCGTGGAGGGTTTAGCTGGGAGAGCCGCCTGGGAGGGGGACCCCCTTCAGCCTCCCCAGTTTGCCGCTCACAGAATGGGGAATTAACAGAGCTGCCCCTGTTTGGCTCTGGATGGGCCAGGATTTGGGAACGACACGATGCTTCCTGATCACCCCTGCCCCGGGGGTTTTCTCCTGCCATCCCGCTAGCCGCagccagcacccatgggtgcctgAGCCCCATCCCTGCCCGGGTCTCCCCGCTGGGCTCGCAgcctcttcccagccctgctgtgctcccagACGAAGAAGGGGGCAAGTCGGGGGGAGTGGGGCTGGCGGTGAGCGCAGGTCCCCTGGGATGGCTCCAgctgccgctgctgcccctgctcctgagCAGAACCGGGGCAAGGTGGGGGTTTGTTGCCCCAGAGGTCCTCTGTGTCTCCCCCCCGACCCAGAGAAGAGCCCGCAGCGGGGCAGGACCAGCGTGGGAAGCCCCGGGCTCGCCCCGCAGCCTGTGACGACAACCCGGGGCtcggctgcagcaggggaggcaggaaaTGGATGTCACCCCCTGGGAGCCGCTCGCATCCTGCCCCTggccagcaccaggcagggaCCCTGTGCCACTGCAAGCCCCCTCACCCTGTGTGGCCAGGGGACCCCGCCGTGGGGTGCGGAACAAAGCCGTCTCCTGGGGTTACTGGGCAAACCGGGAGCGT
Proteins encoded in this region:
- the ANKRD24 gene encoding ankyrin repeat domain-containing protein 24 isoform X1 — encoded protein: MAARRLLLSTMKQICLCAAASFASQDWTKNDEKLLQAVDYNDAGRVTSLLVRKGLVPTKLDSEGKSAFHLAAMRGNVDCLEAMLAHGVDAMTKDSSGYTALHLASKHGHPQCVSKLLQASCPVDVADSSGRTALHHAAVSGCISCSEILCDFKAPLNVKDKEGSTPLLLAAKMSHSELCRYLLHRGAAANSRDLQGKTALMLACENGSVETVEVLVNAGARVAAVDSTGHDAAHYGLATGNALIQHFLQEAAQRRSWASEETTEQTSRTSSPSQSAGREKSSTPRKRKAPLPPPGTPSPEDRDAYEEIVRLRQERAQFLQKIRGLEQQEKQRQEQAELDKGSLRSMEKQIQELEQRLAARDNEKERLGKEVEALQSRLSSLENEKENTSYDIETLQDEEGELLEFPGAELLLSKKTLSPSAEELLATLQGQVQSLTVQNKELREKIQVLENFERDESEPSTPGDLVPASLYYSLKRELERLRAQGTAAPQGLAGTEEAEHERPTPASEPGSKGSTVQGLNEELPQPQCKCKAALVPHQQPPSAAQQDGAELAEARAALQQAQAALEEREQRLRELQARLEADVKAEEATASLGASLEEASQEKAALLERCSRAEAAAEALRRELEAKTRDWRAAGGPEPEPGVLEQRVAELVRQHGEVTAQLGQLREALGRREAELTALREQLAARPVGRQEHEEVLARLRRAQAEAEGRVPPEEHARATAALEEQARALRERAARLEAAAEAKGREAARLEAALAAAVPRGEHEAARAELQAEAAALAQRLAELTRRHEKTCEEVFRVQRQALFMKSERQAAEERLAAAQQQLAEAREEARRLRDLHSHAEDSVRLVRDRDRKITELSKEVFRLKEALNALPEPRGAQQPPPDAAAMQSRIRALEEKLAEAEMRHSKVVALYRSHLLYAVQGHMDEDVQRLLCQILKMQRLQEQGR
- the ANKRD24 gene encoding ankyrin repeat domain-containing protein 24 isoform X2, which codes for MAARRLLLSTMKQICLCAAASFASQDWTKNDEKLLQAVDYNDAGRVTSLLVRKGLVPTKLDSEGKSAFHLAAMRGNVDCLEAMLAHGVDAMTKDSSGYTALHLASKHGHPQCVSKLLQASCPVDVADSSGRTALHHAAVSGCISCSEILCDFKAPLNVKDKEGSTPLLLAAKMSHSELCRYLLHRGAAANSRDLQGKTALMLACENGSVETVEVLVNAGARVAAVDSTGHDAAHYGLATGNALIQHFLQEAAQRRSWASEETTEQTSRTSSPSQSAGREKSSTPRKRKAPLPPPGTPSPEDRDAYEEIVRLRQERAQFLQKIRGLEQQEKQRQEAELDKGSLRSMEKQIQELEQRLAARDNEKERLGKEVEALQSRLSSLENEKENTSYDIETLQDEEGELLEFPGAELLLSKKTLSPSAEELLATLQGQVQSLTVQNKELREKIQVLENFERDESEPSTPGDLVPASLYYSLKRELERLRAQGTAAPQGLAGTEEAEHERPTPASEPGSKGSTVQGLNEELPQPQCKCKAALVPHQQPPSAAQQDGAELAEARAALQQAQAALEEREQRLRELQARLEADVKAEEATASLGASLEEASQEKAALLERCSRAEAAAEALRRELEAKTRDWRAAGGPEPEPGVLEQRVAELVRQHGEVTAQLGQLREALGRREAELTALREQLAARPVGRQEHEEVLARLRRAQAEAEGRVPPEEHARATAALEEQARALRERAARLEAAAEAKGREAARLEAALAAAVPRGEHEAARAELQAEAAALAQRLAELTRRHEKTCEEVFRVQRQALFMKSERQAAEERLAAAQQQLAEAREEARRLRDLHSHAEDSVRLVRDRDRKITELSKEVFRLKEALNALPEPRGAQQPPPDAAAMQSRIRALEEKLAEAEMRHSKVVALYRSHLLYAVQGHMDEDVQRLLCQILKMQRLQEQGR
- the ANKRD24 gene encoding ankyrin repeat domain-containing protein 24 isoform X4, whose amino-acid sequence is MKSLKAKFKKADSQDWTKNDEKLLQAVDYNDAGRVTSLLVRKGLVPTKLDSEGKSAFHLAAMRGNVDCLEAMLAHGVDAMTKDSSGYTALHLASKHGHPQCVSKLLQASCPVDVADSSGRTALHHAAVSGCISCSEILCDFKAPLNVKDKEGSTPLLLAAKMSHSELCRYLLHRGAAANSRDLQGKTALMLACENGSVETVEVLVNAGARVAAVDSTGHDAAHYGLATGNALIQHFLQEAAQRRSWASEETTEQTSRTSSPSQSAGREKSSTPRKRKAPLPPPGTPSPEDRDAYEEIVRLRQERAQFLQKIRGLEQQEKQRQEQAELDKGSLRSMEKQIQELEQRLAARDNEKERLGKEVEALQSRLSSLENEKENTSYDIETLQDEEGELLEFPGAELLLSKKTLSPSAEELLATLQGQVQSLTVQNKELREKIQVLENFERDESEPSTPGDLVPASLYYSLKRELERLRAQGTAAPQGLAGTEEAEHERPTPASEPGSKGSTVQGLNEELPQPQCKCKAALVPHQQPPSAAQQDGAELAEARAALQQAQAALEEREQRLRELQARLEADVKAEEATASLGASLEEASQEKAALLERCSRAEAAAEALRRELEAKTRDWRAAGGPEPEPGVLEQRVAELVRQHGEVTAQLGQLREALGRREAELTALREQLAARPVGRQEHEEVLARLRRAQAEAEGRVPPEEHARATAALEEQARALRERAARLEAAAEAKGREAARLEAALAAAVPRGEHEAARAELQAEAAALAQRLAELTRRHEKTCEEVFRVQRQALFMKSERQAAEERLAAAQQQLAEAREEARRLRDLHSHAEDSVRLVRDRDRKITELSKEVFRLKEALNALPEPRGAQQPPPDAAAMQSRIRALEEKLAEAEMRHSKVVALYRSHLLYAVQGHMDEDVQRLLCQILKMQRLQEQGR